The DNA region TTTGAACATTTCAAAATACGCCATTGCCCAGTGTGCGGCAGAAACATACTGCGCCTGCTGCATGTGCGTATAGCCTTTTATAAAATTATTTGTGTTCTTCTTTGCCAGCTTTAACAAAGACTTTAATAACAGCTTTAATTCTTTTTCTATAAACGCGCTGTCTTCTATTACATACAGGCGGGTATCCGTGGCTACAAGATCATTCCTGCTGCGTCCGGTGTGAAGTTTTTTGCCCGCGTCGCCGATAAGGGCGGTTAATTCCATTTCTACCGCGGAATGCACGTCTTCATATTTGGAAAAATCTATGCGGCTCTCCATGGCAAGCACTTTTTTCAGCCCTGACGTTATCTTTTTTTCCTCCGCGCCGGTAATTATACCCGCGCGTGAAAGTGCGCCCGCGTGCGCTATGCCCGCGGCCACGTCATGCTTAAAAAGCCTTTTATCAAATGACACCGACGCGTTAAATTTGTCCGCTTCCGGATCTATCTGTTTTTTAAACCTGCCCTGCCATGTCTTCGCCATTTTTCACCTTTGTAAAAATATGTTTATTTTTTCTTCCTGTTTACCTGATTAAAAATCTTAAGCTGAAGTCCAAAAAGGTTGATAAATCCTGTCGCGTCCTTCTGTGAATACACTTCATCTTCCTCAAATGTCGCGTAGGCCATTGAATACAGGCTGTTAGGCGACGTCTTGCCCGCGGGTATTACGTGCCCTTTATAAAGCTTAAGTTTTACGTCTCCGGTTACTGTTTCCTGTGTCTTGTCAATAAACGCGGAAATGGCTTCCCTTAACGGCGCGAACCACATGCCGTTATATATCAGTTCCGTAAACTTCAGCTCCAGCTGCTGTTTATAATGCGCGGTATCCCTGTCCATTGTAATTTCTTCCAGCTCTTTATGCGCGGCAAATAAAAGCGTGCCGCCGGGTGTTTCGTATACTCCCCTTGATTTAATACCTACAAGCCTGTTTTCAACCATGTCCACAAACCCTATGCCGTGCTTTCCGCCAAGTTCATTTAATTTTGTGATAAGCGCTACAGGTTCCATTTTCTTTCCGTTAATTCCTACAGGTATTCCCTTTACAAAATTAATTGTGACATACTGCGGCGTCTCTGCCGCTTTTTTAATCGTGGCTATTCTGCTTAACACTTCTTCAGGGCACTCTTTAGCCGGGTCTTCAAGTATTCCGCCTTCGTGCGAAATGTGCCATAAATTATCATCTTCCGAATATGGTTTCTTTTTTGTAACAGGCACAGGTACTCCGTGCGCTTTGGCGTAATCAATGGCCTCTGACCTTGAACGTATTGTCCAGTTATCATCTTTCCACGCGGCTATTATCTTTAACTGCGGAGCAAGCGCTTTATACGTAAGCTCAAAACGCACCTGGTCATTTCCCTTGCCTGTGGCGCCGTGCGATACAGCGTCCGCCCCTTCTTTTAACGCTATTTCCACCTGAGCCTTGGCGATTATCGGCCTGGCAATGGATGTGCCCAACAGATACTTTCCTTCATAAACTCCGCCTGACTTTATCATCGGGAAAACATATTCTTTCATGAATTCTTCTTTTTTATCAAGCACGTACACTTTATCCGCGCCGCTGGCTATGGCCTTTTTTTCCGTGGCTTTAAAATCATCCTTCTGGCCCACGTCCACCACGCACGCTATTACTTTACAGCCGTAAGTTTCTTTTAACCACGGCACGATTACAGATGTGTCAAGCCCGCCCGAATACGCAAGAACCACTTTATTTACTTTCTTAGCCATTTTCTTTTCCTCGCTTTTTATTTTATAATCCGCCGTTTTGGCGGTTTTATTTATTTCCCATTAAAAGCGCCATCACGCCCTTCTGAACATGCAGCCTGTTTTCCGCTTCATCAAAAACCACTGACTGCGGCCCGTCTATCACCTCTGCCGATATTTCTTCACCCCTGTGCGCGGGCAGGCAGTGCATTACAATGGCGTCTTTTTTTGCAAGCCTTAACAGTTCGGAATTTATCTGAAAACCCGTAAAATCTTTTTTTCTTTTTTCCGATTCCTCTTCCTGCCCCATGCTTGCCCAGACATCAGTGTAAATTACGTCCGCGTTTTCAACAGCCGCGCGCGGGTCATTTGTAAATATAAGATCTGTCCCGTTATCTGCCGCGGATTTTTTTGCCCTGGCAAACACTGCCGGGTCCGGTTCGTACCCTTTTGGCGACGCCACCCTTAAATTCAAATCCGCCTTTGGCGCTCCAAACATCCATGAATTGCACACGTTATTGGCATCGCCCACGTACGCGACTGTAATTCCCTTTAATACTTTCTTCTTATCTTTTATGGTAAGTATGTCCGCCAGTATCTGGCAGGGATGCGTAAAGTCAGTAAGGCCGTTTATAACCGGTATGGTAGCGTTTGCCGCAAGTTCTTCCACTTCTCTGTGGTCATACGTCCTTATCATTATGCCGTCCAGATAGCGGGATAAAACCCTTGCGGTGTCCGCCACTGTTTCGCCCCGTCCAAGCTGCAGTTCGCTGGGGCTTAAGTACAGCGCCGCGCCGCCAAGCTGAAACATTCCGATTTCAAAAGATACCCTTGTACGCGTGGAACTTTTCCTGAAAATCATTCCCAGCGCTTTTCCAAGAAGGGGCACAAACATCTCGCCGTTTTTCTGTTTTTCCCTTATATTTTCTGATACGGAAAGTATAAGAGAAATTTCGTCTTTTGTGTATTCATCCAGCGTCAGCAGGTCTTTTTTTGAAAGTTTGTTAATCATTACAGCCTCCGTTTTTTTTCTTAAAAACGCTTTATCAGCAAAGCGCCTTATCAATTGCTTTTACAGCCTTGTCCATCTGTTTCTTTGTTATTATCAAAGGAGGCACAAGCCTTAACACATTCGGCTTACACGCGTTAATTATAACGCCGTTCTTCAGCGCTTTTGCCGCCGCGTCAGAGGCGGTATCGCTTTTTAATTCCACTCCGATAATAAGCCCGATTCCCCTTACATCCTTAATTACGGAATTATTCAGCTGCTTCAAATCTTTCATCAGCTTATTGCCTTTTATCAGCGCCATTTTCAGCATTGTCTTTGTGTTTATCTGTTTCAATACCGCATAGCCTGCCGCGCACGCCACGGGATTTCCGCCCATTGTGGTGCCGTGGTCGCCCACCGTGTAAACATCTTCAAGTTTTTTGGAAATTACAACAGCTGAAAGCGGAAGCCCGCCGCCCAAACCTTTTCCAAGTGTCATCATGTCGGGTTCAAAACCAAAGTTCTGATACGCGAAAAGTTTTCCCGTGCGGCCAAGCCCTGTCTGCACTTCATCCGCGATTAAAAGGACATTCTTTTTATCGCACAGCGCTTTTAATTCTTTAAAATAATTTTTATCCGGCAGCAGCACGCCGCCTTCCGCCTGAATGGGTTCCACCAGAACTGCGGCGGTCTTGTCATCTATAAGTTTTTCCACCGATGCAATATTATTAAAGTCCGCGTACATAAACCCTTCGGGAAGCGGCTTTAAATATTTGTGAAATTTCTCCTGCGCTGTCGCCGTAAGAGCTGCAATAGTCCTGCCGTGAAAACTATTGCGCATTGTTATCACTTTATACGCGCCATTTTTATGCAGTATGCCCCACTTGCGGGCTATCTTAATTGCCACTTCGGTCGCTTCCGCGCCGGAGTTTACATAAAAAACCTTACTGCCAAAAGAATTTTTCACAAGCAATTCCGCCAGTTTAATCTGATTTTCACTGTAAAACCAGTTGGAAGTATGCGTGTATTTTTTTATCTGCGCCGTCATGGCGGCGTTCACCGCGGGATTATTATAGCCAAGAAGGTTTACCGCGACACCCGCCAGAAGGTCAATGTACTTTTTCCCGGCCGTGTCTGTTATTTCGGCGCCTTTTCCCTTTGCAAAAACCGCGTCGTAACGTTTGAAAGTATTTCCTATGTATTTTTTATCATCAGCTTTTAATTTGTTATTCATGATTATATCAGGCGGTTATTTCACTATTTCCGTGCCTGTTCCCTCCTTTGTAAATATTTCAAGCAGCATAGAATGCTCTTTTGTCCCGTTTATAATGTGCACTTTCTTTACGCCCGCGGCTACTGTTTCTTTCGCGGAGTTAAGTTTGGGAATCATACCGCCTGTTATCTGTTTATTTTTAATATTCTTCGCGATATCGCTGACATGAAGCGTGGCCACATATTTGCCGT from Candidatus Goldiibacteriota bacterium includes:
- the argF gene encoding ornithine carbamoyltransferase gives rise to the protein MINKLSKKDLLTLDEYTKDEISLILSVSENIREKQKNGEMFVPLLGKALGMIFRKSSTRTRVSFEIGMFQLGGAALYLSPSELQLGRGETVADTARVLSRYLDGIMIRTYDHREVEELAANATIPVINGLTDFTHPCQILADILTIKDKKKVLKGITVAYVGDANNVCNSWMFGAPKADLNLRVASPKGYEPDPAVFARAKKSAADNGTDLIFTNDPRAAVENADVIYTDVWASMGQEEESEKRKKDFTGFQINSELLRLAKKDAIVMHCLPAHRGEEISAEVIDGPQSVVFDEAENRLHVQKGVMALLMGNK
- a CDS encoding acetylornithine/succinylornithine family transaminase — its product is MNNKLKADDKKYIGNTFKRYDAVFAKGKGAEITDTAGKKYIDLLAGVAVNLLGYNNPAVNAAMTAQIKKYTHTSNWFYSENQIKLAELLVKNSFGSKVFYVNSGAEATEVAIKIARKWGILHKNGAYKVITMRNSFHGRTIAALTATAQEKFHKYLKPLPEGFMYADFNNIASVEKLIDDKTAAVLVEPIQAEGGVLLPDKNYFKELKALCDKKNVLLIADEVQTGLGRTGKLFAYQNFGFEPDMMTLGKGLGGGLPLSAVVISKKLEDVYTVGDHGTTMGGNPVACAAGYAVLKQINTKTMLKMALIKGNKLMKDLKQLNNSVIKDVRGIGLIIGVELKSDTASDAAAKALKNGVIINACKPNVLRLVPPLIITKKQMDKAVKAIDKALC
- a CDS encoding argininosuccinate synthase — its product is MAKKVNKVVLAYSGGLDTSVIVPWLKETYGCKVIACVVDVGQKDDFKATEKKAIASGADKVYVLDKKEEFMKEYVFPMIKSGGVYEGKYLLGTSIARPIIAKAQVEIALKEGADAVSHGATGKGNDQVRFELTYKALAPQLKIIAAWKDDNWTIRSRSEAIDYAKAHGVPVPVTKKKPYSEDDNLWHISHEGGILEDPAKECPEEVLSRIATIKKAAETPQYVTINFVKGIPVGINGKKMEPVALITKLNELGGKHGIGFVDMVENRLVGIKSRGVYETPGGTLLFAAHKELEEITMDRDTAHYKQQLELKFTELIYNGMWFAPLREAISAFIDKTQETVTGDVKLKLYKGHVIPAGKTSPNSLYSMAYATFEEDEVYSQKDATGFINLFGLQLKIFNQVNRKKK